The nucleotide sequence GGGCCCCTCTCCCGCGGACACCCGTTCGAGGTTGACAAATTTGTTGAAATTCTTGAGGAACACCATCTCGACTTTACCTGTTGGCCCGTTTCGCTGTTTGGCAATGATCACTTCAATCACATTTTTGCGATCGGTATCTGGATCGTAGTAATCTTCGCGATAGAGAAACGCCACGAGGTCCGCATCCTGCTCGATCGATCCCGATTCGCGAATGTCAGACAAAAGGGGCCGTTTGTCTTGGCGCTGTTCTACGGACCTGGATAATTGGGAAAGGGCGATCACCGGTACCTCCAGTTCCCTCGCCAGTGCTTTTAAACCCCGGGATATTTCGGAAATCTCCTGTTGACGATTGTCCGCCCGCCCCCTCCCTTGCATCAACTGCAGGTAGTCCACCACGATTAACCCCAATCCCCGTTCCGCCTTGAGCCGTCGACATTTGGACCGCATCTCCGCAATGGTGATTCCCGGGGTGTCGTCTACATAGATCGGCGCCTCAGATAGATTGGCCACGGCCATCGTGAGTTTCGGCCAGTCTTGTTCATCCAGAAAGCCTGTCCTCAGCTTGTGAGCATCGAGATTAGCTTCGGCGGAAAGCATCCGCTGCACCAACTGCTCTTTCGACATTTCCAAACTGAGAATCGCCACGGGCAAACCGTAACGAACCCCGACATTCTGGGCAATGTTTAAAGCGAAGGCCGTCTTCCCCACGCTGGGCCGGGCCGCAACGATGATCAGGTCCGATTTTTGGAATCCGGAGGTCAGGCGATCCAAGTCGGGAAACCCCGAGGGGACGCCGGTAACTTGACCTTTATTGGCATATAGATACTCAATGCGCTCAAAAGCCTGTTCCAGAATATCCCGAATCGGAATGAAGCCGCGGACCACCCGGGACTGGGTGATTTCAAAAATCCGTTGCTCCGCTTCGTCCAGAAGATCGGCGACATCTTCGGCGGGTTCGTACCCTTTCGCCGCGATTTGCGTCGCTGTACGAATGAGCTGGCGCAAGACCGATTTGTCGTGCACCAGGTCGATGTAATGTTCAACATTTCCCGTCGCCGGTACAATATGGGCCAATTCGGCGAGGTAAGAAGCGCCCCCGCATTCATCCAGTTGGCCCGCATCCTGGAGGCGGGCCGTAACGGTGACGAGATCCACAGGTTCTCCGCGGGAGGACACCTCCGCCATCGCCCGAAAAATCTTTTGATGGGCCGAGCGGTAAAAATCCTCAGGTGTCAAGCGCTCCAGAGCCAAGTGAAAGGCGGCCCCGTCCAACAGAGCCGCACCGAGGACCGCTTGTTCCGCTTCAACACTTTGGGGAGGAACCCGGTCTTGCATGCTGTCGCTCACCGTTCATCCCTCGCCGTTACACGGGAAGCACGCGAACCCGAATATCCGCAGTCACCTCAGGATGAAGGCGAACCTGCACCGTCACCGTGCCCGGGTGGCGAATCGGCTCCTCCAGTTCAATTTTGCGCTTATCCACCTTGAGGCCTTGCGCCGCCAGAGCTTCGGCGATTTGCTTCCCGGTGACGGCACCGAAAAGTCGACCGTTTTCGCCAGACTTGGCCGTAATCTCCACGACGAGGCCGCTTAATTTGTCCGCGGTTTCTTTAGCTTGGCGCAGACGTTCGGCCTCCTGCGCCTGTCTGTGCTCCACCCGGGTCTGTAAAGCGCGGAGATTCGCTTGCGTCGCCTCCACTGCCAGTTTTCTCGGAAGGAGATAGTTGCGGGCATACCCTTCGGACACGTCTTTGATATCCCCAGCGTTGCCCTGGCCTTTGATGTCTTGCAGAAAAATAACTTTCACCACTGACCCCCCATTCGCCGCTTCCGGAAAATTAACGGCCTCTCAAGTGATTTTCAACCGCCCCGAGGTCTCCGAACCAGGTTTCAGCCTCGTGACCGATTTCCTTTGTTTTTGTTAACTTTTCCAGTGCTTTACGATCAATCTCCCCAGGGGAGAGGCCAACCCGCCGAGCCAGGACATAAACACTGATCAAAATGCCCGACAAAGCGTCGGCGATCAGCCCCTCAGCCCCAGTATGACATGCCCGAAACAGAGCTGACACCTGGTCGAGTAACTCAATCTTTATCCATTCCATCAACTTCACTTGTCGACCGATGTCCACGTCCCGGCGAAAGGTCGCCACGGGTGCCCCTCCCCTCTGAAGCCCTAGATAAAAGGATTCAACATCGCCCCCTGAATTCCTCCTGCATCCGCGAAGGCCGACCTGACACGAGCGCCGCCCCGGCATATCTTGAGTTTCCGCGTACATGCTAGGGGTGTGCAGGAGATCCCTTAAAGGAGCGGAAAATATGTTCCATGACCTTCTGACACCTTCGCGATATCCGGCAGACTCGTTGGGACGTGCGACCGCCGTGGCACCATCCCCCCGCCCCATTCCTCAGCAGGCCGTTAGAAAGGGCCTTGGTCGACTCCCTCACCGATCCAAAGCCCACTCTTCTCGATATACCGGGTTCAAAGTGTCGTCCCGCCCCTAACCGAGCAGAAACCCCTTGCTCATCGTAGAGCCTTGCTCGCACGCATCCCCAGCGAGAAGGGGCGCCCGGATCAGCCCGCACGCCCCTTCTTGTCTGTATGGATCCTGATGCGTTATTCCACCGTATAGGGCAACAGCGCAACCTGGCGGGCCCGCTTTACAGCCACAGTCACCTGACGTTGGTGACGAGCACAATTGCCCGAGATCCTCCGCGGGAGAATCTTGCCGCGCTCAGTCATGTATTTCCGCAGCCGGTCGGCATCCTTGTAATCCACCCGATCGATCTTGTCCACGCAAAAATTACATACGCGTCGCCGCTTACCTCCTCGGCCCTTGCGCGCCATCGCAAAACCTCCCTTCTCTTCATTCGTCTTAGCCGTTTCGTCCATTTAGAAGGGGAGATCATCTTCAGAGATATCGATCCGCGTGGCGTCTCCCTCAAACGGATCATCCATGCCCGTGCCCCGGGTACGGGTCTCCTCCGGCCACCCGCTGCCTGAGACCGGTGGGGCACTCGGCCCGCCCTCCCGATCACCAGCACGGTCCAGGAAACGAACATTGTCGGCCACCACTTCCGCCACCCGCACGCGTTGCCCTTCGCGATTCTCGTAGCTGCGAATCTGCAAGCGGCCTTCCACCGCAGCCAGTCGTCCTTTGCGAAGGTACTGGGCGCAGAGTTCGCCGAGTTTCTGCCAAACCACAATGTTAATAAAATCTGTCTCCCGCTCTCCCATCTGGTTGAGGCGAGGCCGGTCGACAGCCAGCGTAAAATGGGCCACCGGTGTCCCGGATGGCGTGTACCGCAACTCCGGATCCTGGGTTAGGCGGCCAATCAGAATGATGCGGTTGAGCATGGGAGATCCCCCCGTCTCACTCGTCCTCGCGCACGACGATGTACCGGAGCACCGGCTCGGAGATGCGGAGCACTCTCTCCAACTCCTTCGGCACTTCGGTATCCGACGCGAACTTCATGAGCACATAATATCCTTCCCGGTGGCCTTCAATCTCGTAAGCCATGCGGCGTTTGCCCCAGGTATTGACTTCCTGGAGTTCCCCCCCGGCCGTGGTGACCACCTCAGCAAGCCGCTTGACTTGGTCCGCTGTCGCTTCTTCCTCCAAGTCAGGACGAAGGATATACAGTGTCTCGTAGTTACGCATAATCAGTCACCTCCTTGTGGACAATGGCCCCCGTGGGAGCAAGGAGGATTGGGCGAATCAAGCCGCCACAAAAACCCTCTGATGATCCAGTTTACCACGTCAGACACACGGTGGCAACCGGCCGGGGTTTCTTTTTCGAACAACCTGTGGGGATCGGATCTTTCAGACATTGAAGCGAAAATGCATCACATCCCCGTCCTGAACCACGTAATCTTTCCCCTCCAGCCGAAGGAGACCCTGTTCCCGGGCCGCCGCTGTGGACCCGGCTCGGACAAGGTCCTCGT is from Kyrpidia tusciae DSM 2912 and encodes:
- the dnaB gene encoding replicative DNA helicase, which codes for MSDSMQDRVPPQSVEAEQAVLGAALLDGAAFHLALERLTPEDFYRSAHQKIFRAMAEVSSRGEPVDLVTVTARLQDAGQLDECGGASYLAELAHIVPATGNVEHYIDLVHDKSVLRQLIRTATQIAAKGYEPAEDVADLLDEAEQRIFEITQSRVVRGFIPIRDILEQAFERIEYLYANKGQVTGVPSGFPDLDRLTSGFQKSDLIIVAARPSVGKTAFALNIAQNVGVRYGLPVAILSLEMSKEQLVQRMLSAEANLDAHKLRTGFLDEQDWPKLTMAVANLSEAPIYVDDTPGITIAEMRSKCRRLKAERGLGLIVVDYLQLMQGRGRADNRQQEISEISRGLKALARELEVPVIALSQLSRSVEQRQDKRPLLSDIRESGSIEQDADLVAFLYREDYYDPDTDRKNVIEVIIAKQRNGPTGKVEMVFLKNFNKFVNLERVSAGEGPP
- the rplI gene encoding 50S ribosomal protein L9, coding for MKVIFLQDIKGQGNAGDIKDVSEGYARNYLLPRKLAVEATQANLRALQTRVEHRQAQEAERLRQAKETADKLSGLVVEITAKSGENGRLFGAVTGKQIAEALAAQGLKVDKRKIELEEPIRHPGTVTVQVRLHPEVTADIRVRVLPV
- a CDS encoding MazG-like family protein; this encodes MATFRRDVDIGRQVKLMEWIKIELLDQVSALFRACHTGAEGLIADALSGILISVYVLARRVGLSPGEIDRKALEKLTKTKEIGHEAETWFGDLGAVENHLRGR
- the rpsR gene encoding 30S ribosomal protein S18, with the protein product MARKGRGGKRRRVCNFCVDKIDRVDYKDADRLRKYMTERGKILPRRISGNCARHQRQVTVAVKRARQVALLPYTVE
- a CDS encoding single-stranded DNA-binding protein, producing MLNRIILIGRLTQDPELRYTPSGTPVAHFTLAVDRPRLNQMGERETDFINIVVWQKLGELCAQYLRKGRLAAVEGRLQIRSYENREGQRVRVAEVVADNVRFLDRAGDREGGPSAPPVSGSGWPEETRTRGTGMDDPFEGDATRIDISEDDLPF
- the rpsF gene encoding 30S ribosomal protein S6, whose product is MRNYETLYILRPDLEEEATADQVKRLAEVVTTAGGELQEVNTWGKRRMAYEIEGHREGYYVLMKFASDTEVPKELERVLRISEPVLRYIVVREDE